A genomic segment from Cuculus canorus isolate bCucCan1 chromosome 20, bCucCan1.pri, whole genome shotgun sequence encodes:
- the ASPA gene encoding aspartoacylase isoform X1 gives MLNEQFLELLKSMTSSSVVDKPPVRRVAIFGGTHGNELSGVFLVKHWQENGAEIQRTGMEVKPFLTNPRAVKKCTRYIDCDLNRVFDPDNLGRTVVEDIPYEVRRAQEINHIFGPKGSDDAYDLIFDLHNTTSNMGGTLILENSRDDFTIQMFHYIKNALAPECCPVLLIEHPSLKYATTRSVAKHPVGVEVGPQPQGVARADILDKMRKIVKYGLDFVQLFNEGKEFPPCTIEVFKIMEKVDYPRNKNDEVIAIIHPKLQDQDWQPLNKGDPLFLTLDGEVIAYKGDCTVYPTFINEAAYYEKKQAFVITVRMKLTANHIRSSVLKQNAF, from the exons ATGTTAAATGAG caaTTCTTAGAGCTGCTGAAAAGCATGACTTCCTCTTCTGTTGTTGATAAACCTCCGGTCAGACGGGTTGCTATCTTCGGGGGAACTCATGGCAATGAGTTATCAGGGGTATTTTTGGTCAAGCACTGGCAAGAGAATGGAGCTGAGATTCAAAGAACAGGAATGGAAGTGAAACCATTTCTTACCAACCCAAGAGCTGTGAAGAAGTGTACTAGATACATTGACTGTGATCTGAACCGTGTTTTTGACCCTGATAATCTTGG CAGGACAGTGGTGGAAGATATTCCATATGAAGTGAGAAGGGCTCAGGAAATCAATCATATATTTGGTCCAAAAGGTAGTGATGATGCGTATGACCTTATTTTTGACCTTCACAACACCACTTCTAACATGGGTGGTACCCTTATTCTTGAAAACTCCAGGGATGACTTTACAATTCAAATGTTTCATTATATCAAG AACGCTTTGGCTCCAGAATGCTGCCCTGTTCTGCTGATTGAACATCCTAGCTTGAAATATGCAACAACTCGATCTGTAGCAAAACATCCTGTTg GTGTGGAGGTTGGTCCCCAGCCACAAGGCGTTGCTAGAGCAGATATCTTGGACAAAATGAGGAAGATTGTCAAATATGGCCTTGATTTTGTGCAACTTTTTAATGAAG GAAAGGAATTCCCACCGTGTACAATtgaggtttttaaaataatggagAAAGTAGATTATCCCAGGAATAAGAATGATGAAGTTATTGCTATTATTCACCCTAAACTGCAG gATCAAGACTGGCAGCCACTGAACAAAGGTGATCCTCTATTTTTGACTCTTGATGGAGAAGTGATTGCATATAAAGGGGACTGTACAGTCTATCCAACGTTTATTAATGAAGCTGCATactatgaaaagaaacaagcttTTGTAATAACAGTAAGAATGAAACTCACTGCAAATCACATCAGATCCTCAGTCTTAAAGcagaatgctttttaa
- the ASPA gene encoding aspartoacylase isoform X2 produces MLNEQFLELLKSMTSSSVVDKPPVRRVAIFGGTHGNELSGVFLVKHWQENGAEIQRTGMEVKPFLTNPRAVKKCTRYIDCDLNRVFDPDNLGRTVVEDIPYEVRRAQEINHIFGPKGSDDAYDLIFDLHNTTSNMGGTLILENSRDDFTIQMFHYIKNALAPECCPVLLIEHPSLKYATTRSVAKHPVGKEFPPCTIEVFKIMEKVDYPRNKNDEVIAIIHPKLQDQDWQPLNKGDPLFLTLDGEVIAYKGDCTVYPTFINEAAYYEKKQAFVITVRMKLTANHIRSSVLKQNAF; encoded by the exons ATGTTAAATGAG caaTTCTTAGAGCTGCTGAAAAGCATGACTTCCTCTTCTGTTGTTGATAAACCTCCGGTCAGACGGGTTGCTATCTTCGGGGGAACTCATGGCAATGAGTTATCAGGGGTATTTTTGGTCAAGCACTGGCAAGAGAATGGAGCTGAGATTCAAAGAACAGGAATGGAAGTGAAACCATTTCTTACCAACCCAAGAGCTGTGAAGAAGTGTACTAGATACATTGACTGTGATCTGAACCGTGTTTTTGACCCTGATAATCTTGG CAGGACAGTGGTGGAAGATATTCCATATGAAGTGAGAAGGGCTCAGGAAATCAATCATATATTTGGTCCAAAAGGTAGTGATGATGCGTATGACCTTATTTTTGACCTTCACAACACCACTTCTAACATGGGTGGTACCCTTATTCTTGAAAACTCCAGGGATGACTTTACAATTCAAATGTTTCATTATATCAAG AACGCTTTGGCTCCAGAATGCTGCCCTGTTCTGCTGATTGAACATCCTAGCTTGAAATATGCAACAACTCGATCTGTAGCAAAACATCCTGTTg GAAAGGAATTCCCACCGTGTACAATtgaggtttttaaaataatggagAAAGTAGATTATCCCAGGAATAAGAATGATGAAGTTATTGCTATTATTCACCCTAAACTGCAG gATCAAGACTGGCAGCCACTGAACAAAGGTGATCCTCTATTTTTGACTCTTGATGGAGAAGTGATTGCATATAAAGGGGACTGTACAGTCTATCCAACGTTTATTAATGAAGCTGCATactatgaaaagaaacaagcttTTGTAATAACAGTAAGAATGAAACTCACTGCAAATCACATCAGATCCTCAGTCTTAAAGcagaatgctttttaa